One Numenius arquata chromosome 9, bNumArq3.hap1.1, whole genome shotgun sequence DNA window includes the following coding sequences:
- the TM4SF19 gene encoding transmembrane 4 L6 family member 19 gives MCVGKCSRIVGPCLLALGTLSVAANILLLFPGGTSKYLLEGHISKHAKVMPGVWGGGITVLLAAAHTTAVGWQCTGCSNCGTRHNAFISAVLSKLALLGAAACFVLSGVGLTNGPLCFYNTSEHGTLWGYPFLDAGCQEPDAGTENYLYGCYTWSICLEPAGIVTWNVVLFSLLLLISAAEMVLASLQILNGCLGCLCGFCEGK, from the exons ATGTGCGTGGGGAAGTGCAGCCGCATCGTGGGTCCCTGCCTGCTGGCGCTGGGCACGCTCTCCGTGGCAGCCAAcatcctcctgctcttccctggtGGGACATCCAAGTACCTGCTGGAGGGGCACATCAGCAAACACGCCAAGGTCATGCCAGGTGTCTGGGGAGGCGGCATCACC gtgctgctggcagcggcCCACACCACGGCGGTGGGGTGGCAATGCACTGGCTGCTCCAACTGCGGCACCCGTCACAAC GCTTTCATTTCCGCTGTGCTCTCCAAGCTGGCGCTCCTGGGCGCTGCCGCCTGCTTCGTCCTCTCCGGGGTGGGTTTGACCAACGGACCCCTCTGCTTCTACAACACCTCTGAGCACGGCACCCTCTGGGGCTACCCTTTCCTGGATGCCGGTTGCCAGGAGCCTGATGCCGG GACAGAGAACTACCTGTATGGTTGTTACACCTGGAGCATCTGCCTGGAGCCAGCAGGCATTGTGACCTGGAATGttgtcctcttctccctcctgctgctcatcAGCGCTGCCGAGATGGTGCTGGCCTCCCTCCAGATCCTCAACGGCTGCCTCGGGTGCCTCTGTGGCTTTTGTGAGGGCAAGTAG
- the NEU4 gene encoding sialidase-4 encodes MGSRHFPARTVLFEKESNGVTYRVPALLYLPCVAKLLAFAEERLSADDAHANLLVLRRGTVYGSYVEWEDMRVLETAMLRHHRSMNPCPLYDQFTGTLFLFFITVLGRTPEAYQIVTGQNVTRLCCVTSVDQGLSWSTATDLTQQVIGGAIKDWATFALGPGHGIQLRSGRLLVPAYSYHIDCKECFGQLCKTTPHSFAFYSDDHGRGWRFGEFIPNLQTGECQLVSVDEEDGSNVLYCNARSPLGFRVQALSTDDGAVFHGGQLVQRLVEPPHGCHGSVIGFPAPFVYVPAAPQAPVMRLQGSAPRLLPRMIPGLPSSPMRQAAGDELPTVATSSHHEPAEPKEGCLTPGHPSSGTLVRGDPTTTSSPVPFFQAPTWVLYSHPTSSMSRVNMGVHLSTFPRDVESWTEPWVIYEGPSAYSDLAYMELPYNEASISGGPAIAFACLYENGTRSPYEQISFSMFTLHDVLQNIPLTATVSQREGGLLCPRKRGRRSCFIS; translated from the exons ATGGGCTCCCGGCACTTCCCCGCCCGGACCGTGCTCTTCGAGAAGGAGTCCAACGGTGTCACCTACCGTGTGCCCGCCCTGCTCTACCTGCCCTGCGTGGCCAAGCTGCTGGCTTTCGCGGAGGAGCGGCTGAGCGCTGACGATGCCCACGCCAACCTGCTGGTGCTGCGCCGCGGCACCGTCTACGGAAGCTACGTGGAG TGGGAAGACATGCGTGTGCTGGAGACAGCGATGCTGCGGCACCACCGCTCAATGAACCCCTGCCCGCTCTATGACCAGTTCACCGGcaccctcttccttttcttcatcaCGGTGCTGGGCAGGACGCCTGAAGCTTACCAGATCGTCACTGGCCAAAATGTCACCCGCCTCTGCTGCGTCACCAGCGTCGACCAGGGCCTGAGCTGGAGCACGGCCACAGACCTGACGCAGCAGGTCATTGGCGGGGCCATCAAAG ACTGGGCAACTTTTGCGCTGGGCCCCGGGCACGGGATCCAACTGCGGTCCGGCCGGCTGCTGGTGCCCGCCTACAGCTACCACATCGACTGCAAGGAGTGCTTCGGGCAGCTCTGCAAGACCACCCCTCACTCCTTCGCCTTCTACAGCGACGACCATGGCCGGGGCTGGCGCTTTGGGGAGTTCATTCCCAACCTGCAGACAGGCGAGTGCCAGCTGGTCTCGGTGGACGAGGAGGACGGCTCCAATGTCCTCTACTGCAATGCCCGCAGTCCCTTGGGCTTCAGGGTTCAGGCGCTGAGCACGGATGATGGGGCTGTCTTCCATGGGGGGCAGCTGGTCCAGCGGCTGGTTGAGCCCCCCCATGGCTGTCACGGCAGCGTCATTGGCTTCCCCGCACCTTTCGTGTatgtccccgctgccccccaggcCCCAGTGATGCGCCTCCAGGGCTCAGCTCCCCGGCTGCTTCCTCGGATGATCCCGGGGCTTCCGTCCTCGCCCATGCGGCAGGCAGCTGGTGATGAGCTGCCCACAgtggccaccagcagccaccacGAGCCAGCTGAGCCCAAGGAGGGCTGTCTTACCCCAGGGCATCCCAGCAGCGGCACCTTGGTCCGAGGGGACCCCACGACAACCTCTAGCCCTGTTCCCTTCTTCCAAGCGCCAACGTGGGTCCTCTACTCCCACCCCACCAGCTCCATGTCACGGGTCAACATGGGGGTTCACCTGAGCACCTTCCCCAGGGACGTGGAGAGCTGGACCGAGCCGTGGGTCATCTACGAGGGCCCAAGTGCTTACTCGGACCTGGCTTACATGGAGCTGCCCTACAACGAGGCCTCCATCTCTGGTGGCCCAGCCATCGCTTTCGCTTGCCTCTATGAGAACGGGACACGGTCGCCCTACGAGCAGATCTCTTTTAGCATGTTCACGCTGCACGACGTGCTCCAGAACATCCCCCTGACAGCCACTGTGTCCCAGCGGGAAGGAGGGCTCCTGTGCCCCAGAAAGCGGGGGCGAAGGAGCTGCTTCATCTCCTAg
- the GAL3ST2 gene encoding galactose-3-O-sulfotransferase 2, which yields MKCPGSTSRHIKWLIIFSLCLGLIFLSGFFHAWNKSYVISKSHEELLPCHAKTNVMFLKTHKTASSTILNIMFRFAEKYNLTVALPANELVHLGYPQTFQASFVEEFQSIGKNYNIMCNHLRFNPSEVQKVMAANTFYFSILRNPIPLLESSYVYYKDVVPAFGISKNVNEYLASPMKYYHPADYKKNIYARNIMWFDFGYDNNAENNKKYIQTVLREIEQNFHLILIADYFDESMILLKHTLCWDLDDVIYFKLNSRSQDTVQTLTPGSKERVKTWCSLDWELYLHFNQSFWRRIEETVGLEELEKEVNHLRTRQRELMETCLLDQEAVGKDHIKSKAFLPFQSGAANILGYNLKQNLDNRTLRTCQKMVVPELQYMAYLYAVQHPRKKRKQLVFPLPWNSSEEKMHFPAPN from the exons ATGAAATGCCCCGGGAGCACGTCAAG gCACATCAAATGGCTCATCATTTTCAGCCTTTGCCTGGGACTCATCTTCCTGTCGGGATTCTTCCACGCGTGGAACAAAAGTTATGT AATCTCGAAGAGCCATGAGGAGCTGCTGCCTTGCCATGCCAAGACTAATGTCATGTTCCTCAAGACCCACAAGACTGCCAGCAGCACCATCCTGAATATCATGTTCAGGTTCGCAGAGAAGTACAACCTCACCGTTGCCCTTCCAGCCAACGAGCTTGTCCACCTGGGCTACCCACAGACCTTCCAGGCCAGCTTTGTGGAGGAATTTCAATCCATAGGAAAAAATTACAACATCATGTGCAACCACCTGCGGTTTAATCCCTCTGAG GTGCAAAAGGTGATGGCAGCGAACACCTTCTACTTCTCCATCCTGAGGAACCCCATTCCTCTGCTGGAGTCTTCCTATGTCTACTACAAGGATGTTGTCCCTGCCTTCGGGATCTCTAAGAACGTGAATGAGTACCTGGCGTCACCCATGAAGTATTACCACCCGGCGGATTACAAGAAAAATATCTATGCCCGGAATATCATGTGGTTTGACTTTGGCTACGATAACAATGCAGAGAACAACAAAAAGTACATCCAGACGGTCTTGAGGGAGATTGAACAGAACTTCCACCTGATCTTGATAGCAGACTACTTCGATGAGTCCATGATCCTCTTGAAGCACACTTTGTGCTGGGATCTGGATGATGTGATTTACTTTAAGCTCAATTCCAGAAGCCAGGATACTGTCCAGACCTTGACTCCAGGAAGCAAGGAGCGGGTAAAAACGTGGTGCTCGCTGGACTGGGAGCTCTACCTGCACTTCAACCAGAGCTTTTGGAGGAGAATTGAGGAGACTGTAGGACttgaggagctggagaaggaggtgaATCACCTGCGAACGAGACAGAGGGAGCTCATGGAGACCTGTCTCTTGGACCAGGAGGCAGTGGGGAAGGATCACATCAAGAGCAAAGCTTTCCTGCCTTTCCAGTCAGGGGCTGCAAATATCCTTGGGTACAACCTCAAACAAAACTTGGACAACAGGACTCTCAGAACCTGCCAGAAAATGGTTGTGCCAGAGCTCCAGTACATGGCCTATCTTTATGCTGTTCAGCACCCACGCAAGAAGAGGAAGCAGTTAGTCTTCCCCTTGCCCTGGAACAGTTCCGAGGAGAAGATGCACTTCCCAGCTCCCAACTAA
- the D2HGDH gene encoding D-2-hydroxyglutarate dehydrogenase, mitochondrial isoform X1, which translates to MGVSSAAPGRWDQLRWLTSFHRRTLAQSSAPGTLQQRKPPGVPASVVSRLWGLRPRGGRALHAASPSFQEVMLTSERYRVQRLPFSPLSDSDVAFFEGVMPGRVITNPEELKPFNVDWLKSVRGCSKLMLKPQTTAEVSQVLRYCYERNLAVNPQGGNTGLVGGSVPVFDEIILSTVLMNRIISFDKVSGILVCQAGCVLEKLNEYLEEQGFIMPLDLGAKGSCHIGGNVATNAGGLRLLRYGSLRGTVLGLEAVLADGSALDCLASLRKDNTGYDLKQLFIGSEGTLGVITAVSILCPQKPKAVNLAFLGCQSFAKVLETFTTCRAMLGEILSAYEFMDEKCMELVEKHLKLSSPVAGSPFYVLIETSGSSSTHDEEKLNDFLEQAMTSGLVTDGTVATDDKKIKTLWSLRERITEALTHDGYVYKYDISLPVGKLYDLVSDTRARLGRSAKNVVGYGHLGDGNLHLNITAESYSHSLLDAIEPFVYEWTARHNGSISAEHGLGFKKKQFIQYSKPNEAVLLMKRFKAMLDPKGILNPYKMLPSSS; encoded by the exons ATGGGGGTTTCCTCTGCGGCCCCCGGTCGCTGGGATCAGCTAAGATGGCTGACGAGCTTCCACAGGAGGACCTTGGCACAGAGCTCTGCCCCGGGGACGCTTCAGCAGAGGAAGCCGCCGGGAGTGCCCGCCAGTGTGGTTTCCAGGCTGTGGGGCCTGAGGCCTCGGGGCGGGAGAGCGCTCCACGCAGCCTCCCCCAGCTTCCAGGAGGTCATGCTGACTAGCGAGCGTTACAGAGTGCAGCGCCTGCCCTTTTCCCCTCTGTCTGACAGCGACGTGGCTTTCTTTGAGGGCGTAATGCCAGGTAGAGTCATCACAAATCCGGAGGAGTTGAAACCATTTAATGTGGACTGGCTTAAATCAGTCCGAG GCTGTAGCAAGCTGATGTTGAAGCCACAGACAACAGCAGAGGTGTCTCAGGTTCTCAG GTACTGCTATGAGAGGAACCTGGCAGTGAACCCGCAGGGGGGTAACACAGGCCTTGTTGGAGGCAGTGTTCCTGTCTTTGATGAGATCATTCTCTCCACTGTTCTCATGAACCGGATCATCAGCTTTGACAAGGTGTCTG GAATCCTTGTGTGCCAAGCTGGCTGTGTCTTAGAGAAGCTCAACGAGTACTTGGAGGAGCAGGGGTTTATCATGCCACTTGACTTGGGAGCGAAAGGCAGCTGTCACATCGGTGGCAATGTGGCCACAAATGCTGGAGGCTTGCGGCTCTTGAGATACGGCTCTCTCCGAGGGACAGTGCTAGGACTGGAAGCG GTGCTGGCTGATGGCTCAGCTCTGGACTGCTTGGCGTCTCTGCGCAAAGATAACACTGGCTATGACTTGAAGCAGCTTTTCATCGGATCCGAGGGGACCTTGGGAGTTATCACTGCTGTCTCCATACTGTGTCCTCAGAAACCCAAGGCTGTGAATCTGGCGTTCCTAG GGTGTCAGAGTTTCGCTAAGGTTCTGGAAACATTTACAACCTGCCGAGCCATGCTGGGGGAGATCCTATCTGCCTATGAGTTCATGGACGAGAAGTGCATGGAATTGGTTGAGAAACATCTCAAGCTGTCCAGCCCAGTGGCAG GCAGccctttttatgttttaattgaAACTTCGGGCTCCAGCTCGACCCATGATGAAGAAAAATTGAACGACTTCCTAGAACAGGCCATGACTTCTGGTTTGGTCACTGATGGAACTGTGGCAACAGATgataagaaaataaag ACGCTGTGGAGCCTGCGGGAGAGGATCACAGAGGCCCTCACTCATGATGGCTATGTCTACAAATACGACATCTCTCTACCTGTGGGAAAGCTGTATGATCTTGTGAGTGACACCAGGGCTCGGCTGGGCCGGAGTGCCAAAAATGTAGTGGGCTATGGCCACTTGG GAGACGGAAACTTGCACTTGAACATCACGGCAGAGTCCTATAGCCATTCCCTGCTGGATGCCATCGAGCCATTTGTGTACGAGTGGACTGCAAGACACAATGGCAGTATCAGTGCAGAGCACGGACTGGGCTTCAAGAAAAAGCAGTTCATTCAGTACAGCAAGCCCAACGAGGCAGTCCTTCTCATGAAGCGTTTCAAAGCCATGTTAGACCCTAAAGGGATCCTCAATCCCTACAAGATGCTGCCCTCCAGTTCCTGA
- the D2HGDH gene encoding D-2-hydroxyglutarate dehydrogenase, mitochondrial isoform X2 has product MPLDLGAKGSCHIGGNVATNAGGLRLLRYGSLRGTVLGLEAVLADGSALDCLASLRKDNTGYDLKQLFIGSEGTLGVITAVSILCPQKPKAVNLAFLGCQSFAKVLETFTTCRAMLGEILSAYEFMDEKCMELVEKHLKLSSPVAGSPFYVLIETSGSSSTHDEEKLNDFLEQAMTSGLVTDGTVATDDKKIKTLWSLRERITEALTHDGYVYKYDISLPVGKLYDLVSDTRARLGRSAKNVVGYGHLGDGNLHLNITAESYSHSLLDAIEPFVYEWTARHNGSISAEHGLGFKKKQFIQYSKPNEAVLLMKRFKAMLDPKGILNPYKMLPSSS; this is encoded by the exons ATGCCACTTGACTTGGGAGCGAAAGGCAGCTGTCACATCGGTGGCAATGTGGCCACAAATGCTGGAGGCTTGCGGCTCTTGAGATACGGCTCTCTCCGAGGGACAGTGCTAGGACTGGAAGCG GTGCTGGCTGATGGCTCAGCTCTGGACTGCTTGGCGTCTCTGCGCAAAGATAACACTGGCTATGACTTGAAGCAGCTTTTCATCGGATCCGAGGGGACCTTGGGAGTTATCACTGCTGTCTCCATACTGTGTCCTCAGAAACCCAAGGCTGTGAATCTGGCGTTCCTAG GGTGTCAGAGTTTCGCTAAGGTTCTGGAAACATTTACAACCTGCCGAGCCATGCTGGGGGAGATCCTATCTGCCTATGAGTTCATGGACGAGAAGTGCATGGAATTGGTTGAGAAACATCTCAAGCTGTCCAGCCCAGTGGCAG GCAGccctttttatgttttaattgaAACTTCGGGCTCCAGCTCGACCCATGATGAAGAAAAATTGAACGACTTCCTAGAACAGGCCATGACTTCTGGTTTGGTCACTGATGGAACTGTGGCAACAGATgataagaaaataaag ACGCTGTGGAGCCTGCGGGAGAGGATCACAGAGGCCCTCACTCATGATGGCTATGTCTACAAATACGACATCTCTCTACCTGTGGGAAAGCTGTATGATCTTGTGAGTGACACCAGGGCTCGGCTGGGCCGGAGTGCCAAAAATGTAGTGGGCTATGGCCACTTGG GAGACGGAAACTTGCACTTGAACATCACGGCAGAGTCCTATAGCCATTCCCTGCTGGATGCCATCGAGCCATTTGTGTACGAGTGGACTGCAAGACACAATGGCAGTATCAGTGCAGAGCACGGACTGGGCTTCAAGAAAAAGCAGTTCATTCAGTACAGCAAGCCCAACGAGGCAGTCCTTCTCATGAAGCGTTTCAAAGCCATGTTAGACCCTAAAGGGATCCTCAATCCCTACAAGATGCTGCCCTCCAGTTCCTGA